DNA sequence from the Candidatus Schekmanbacteria bacterium RIFCSPLOWO2_02_FULL_38_14 genome:
CTTGTTTTATGCCTCCCTCTTCTTTAATTCTTACTGATGATTTTTACTTTATTTATTCAGACTTTTCTGATTTGCCTTCTTCTTTTTCCTCTGGTGCAGGTGCTGCGGCTGTTTCTTTTTTTGGCTCAGAGGCTGCTCCTATACCAAGGGCTTCTCTTGTTTTTGAGCCTGGAATTCCATCAGCCTTTAAGCCTTTTTTCTCCTGAAATTTCTTGATTGCCTCAGTTGTGGCATCATCTAAATTGCCGTTTGCTTCACCGCTGTAGCTTCCATCAGCCTTTAAGGCTTCCTGAACGGCTTTTATTGTTGATGCCTTGTACTTTGGCATTTCAGGTGCTGCTTTTTCTTCTGCTGCAGGAGTGGCTTCTGGCGTTGCAGGCTGTGCTGCTTCAACAGGGGCTGCTTCCATTTTGGCAGCTTCTCCGGTCCCTTCCTCTGAAAAGACTGGTAAAGCTAAAAAACAGATAAATCCAACTAATAATAAAGAAAGAAAAGTTTTCTTAATCAATATAATCACCTCCTTTTATTTGTAAAATAAAATTTGAAATTAATTAGATTTTTTACATAGTTGTTTCAATTATTGCAAGCATTTTCTATACTATTTGAACTTTTGCTTGACAATAAAAAATCTATATTACTTATTAATAGTCCAGCTTAAACTAATTTGTAAACTTTTCTAACAGAATAATAAGGAGTTTTAAATGGCAACAGAGAGATCTCTTGTAATGGTTAAGCCTGATGGAGTCGCAAAAGGAGCAGCTGGAGATATTATTTCAAGGTTTGAGAAAGCCGGCTTAAGGCTTATTGGTCTCAAGATGATTCATATGGAAAAAAGAAAAGCTGAAGGCTTTTATATTGTCCACAGGGAAAGACCTTTCTATAATGACCTCACAAACTTTATGTCCTCAGGTCCAACTGTTGTAATAGCGCTTGAAGGAGAAGGTGCAATTGCAAAAATACGTGATATGATGGGACCAACAGATTCAAAGAAAGCGCTTAAAGGAACTATCAGGGGTGAGTGGGGAACTGATGTTGAAAAAAATGCTGTTCATGGTTCTGACTCAAAGGAATCTGCAAGCTTTGAAATACCTTATTTTTTTAACAGACTTGAACTTTTTTGATTGTCAAATATGGAAAGAACAGTTAACCTATTGACTATCATTTTGTACTGATTCGTTAAGATTTCAAATTATAATTTCTAATATTTCCAAGTCAGTACTGCGGGTCAGGGAAAAACACTCCTCTATCTTTTGCAAGATTAAAAACTGAACAGAGTCTATTTATTTTTGTAAAGAACCAAAAAGTATTATTTTAAAATATTTATCAGCTTACTTTGCCTTAACATTTTAAATTGCAAGGAGAATTTTTTATGGAAGAAAAAAGGATAAAGGATAGAAGATTAGGTTCTGACAGGAGGCTTTTTATTTCCGTTGTAGATAACAGGTACTATGAAAAACGGAGAATTTTAAAAGTGAAAATAATAATGAGTACAAAACAGGCATATGTTGGGGAGTTTCATCTTTCTGAAGCAAAAAGAGGATTATCAGATGCAATGAATTATGAAAAGTCCTTTATAAACCTCACAGATGTAAGAATAGATGATTTTTCAGAAGTTATTCCCT
Encoded proteins:
- a CDS encoding nucleoside-diphosphate kinase translates to MATERSLVMVKPDGVAKGAAGDIISRFEKAGLRLIGLKMIHMEKRKAEGFYIVHRERPFYNDLTNFMSSGPTVVIALEGEGAIAKIRDMMGPTDSKKALKGTIRGEWGTDVEKNAVHGSDSKESASFEIPYFFNRLELF